In the genome of Fimbriimonadaceae bacterium, one region contains:
- a CDS encoding ankyrin repeat domain-containing protein, whose protein sequence is MPTKQLPNSPSLDHLKHQARDLLAAHAAQTPDALQRIREFHPHHAKSDDARIAASRFTLSDAQLAIAREYGFQSWAKLKAQVEKGKPPGYEVPHHERIEDPIFRKAVDLLDAGDAKGLTQHLLQYPDLVRQHVTFEGGNYFDNPSLLQFIAENPIRHGKLPPNIVDIAKIILDAGARDDVEDLSYTLSLACSGMVVREMNVQGPLINLLCKYGAAPDGALLPALAHGEFEAAKALIESGATVTLYVAAALGQEDSARKLLPQASESDRNLALPLAAMFGHTEIVKLLLKAGIDPNRYNPVGLHSHSTPLHQAAYAGHLEVVRVFVEHGAKLDIKDIHHNGTPLDWAAYCNQPEVADYLRSVP, encoded by the coding sequence ATGCCAACAAAACAACTCCCAAACAGTCCGAGCCTGGATCATCTCAAGCACCAGGCCAGAGACCTCCTCGCCGCCCACGCGGCCCAAACTCCTGACGCTCTCCAACGCATCCGTGAGTTTCATCCCCATCACGCCAAGTCGGATGACGCCAGGATTGCTGCGTCAAGGTTCACTCTATCCGACGCTCAACTGGCGATAGCCCGTGAATACGGATTTCAAAGTTGGGCGAAACTCAAAGCCCAAGTGGAAAAAGGAAAGCCCCCAGGCTACGAAGTCCCCCACCACGAGCGGATCGAAGACCCAATCTTCCGCAAGGCGGTAGACCTTCTGGACGCAGGTGATGCCAAGGGCCTTACCCAGCACCTGCTTCAATATCCCGACCTCGTCCGTCAGCACGTGACATTCGAAGGGGGCAACTACTTCGACAACCCAAGCCTGCTTCAGTTCATCGCCGAGAATCCTATCCGGCACGGGAAGCTCCCGCCGAACATTGTAGACATCGCCAAGATCATCCTCGACGCCGGAGCTAGAGACGACGTTGAAGACCTTAGCTACACGCTCTCGTTGGCGTGTTCGGGAATGGTCGTGCGAGAGATGAATGTGCAAGGCCCACTCATCAACCTTCTTTGTAAATACGGAGCCGCCCCCGACGGCGCGTTGCTGCCCGCGCTTGCGCACGGAGAGTTTGAAGCCGCCAAGGCGCTGATTGAGTCGGGCGCAACCGTAACGCTCTATGTTGCCGCAGCGCTCGGGCAGGAGGACTCTGCCCGCAAGCTCCTTCCCCAAGCCAGCGAGAGCGACAGAAACCTCGCGTTGCCTCTTGCTGCGATGTTCGGACACACCGAGATCGTCAAGCTGCTCCTCAAAGCGGGCATCGACCCAAACCGATACAATCCTGTCGGCCTTCATTCACACAGCACACCGCTCCATCAGGCGGCTTATGCCGGGCACCTGGAGGTCGTGCGTGTCTTCGTCGAGCACGGAGCAAAGCTCGACATCAAGGACATCCATCACAATGGCACACCGCTAGACTGGGCGGCTTATTGCAATCAACCGGAGGTCGCCGACTACTTACGCAGCGTCCCTTAA
- a CDS encoding glycogen synthase has product MPLQILFASVEVEPFAKVGGLADVAGSLPKALNAQGHDCRIFMPAYRFVEEDPKWGFQTTIAEFTVEVGPGLTKIAYVKEALHDGVTVYLVGTDQWFTEATDSTTVYLPGKEQYMFFAQAVLKACGMLEWQPDVVHANDWHAALIPVLMREGVHAPLWSETASIFTIHNLAYQGEFEPSTVPELGLDWSLFNMDQLETYGMFNFLKAGMVYADQVNTVSKNYAKEIQTPEFGCQLEGLMVHLANQNKLSGIVNGIDTERWDPATDPHLPAHYSADDLRGKAKCRKALAKLCGFPNDLDAPIVAAVTRLSNQKGMDLLLAILDDVQDLPMRIVVQGLGDPWLAEQFRAAQKRRPESFRFFEAFDATLAQKVYGGADMFLMPSAFEPCGLGQLFAMRYGTVPIVRSTGGLVDTVHEGVNGFAFKESSPNALFDALKRAAEAYREGDLYRRIQLAGMQEDNSWTKRAESYVELYEKAILSRQRVGEKRTA; this is encoded by the coding sequence ATGCCGTTGCAAATACTTTTCGCATCCGTAGAAGTGGAGCCGTTCGCAAAGGTCGGTGGGCTCGCCGACGTTGCCGGATCGCTCCCAAAAGCGCTAAACGCGCAGGGGCACGATTGCCGCATCTTTATGCCCGCGTACCGCTTCGTCGAAGAGGATCCGAAGTGGGGATTTCAAACCACAATCGCAGAGTTCACCGTTGAGGTCGGACCTGGGCTCACCAAGATCGCATATGTCAAAGAGGCGCTCCACGACGGCGTAACCGTCTATCTCGTCGGCACCGACCAATGGTTCACCGAGGCCACCGACAGCACCACGGTCTACTTGCCCGGCAAGGAACAGTACATGTTTTTTGCCCAAGCTGTACTCAAAGCATGTGGAATGCTCGAATGGCAGCCCGACGTCGTTCACGCCAACGATTGGCACGCTGCCCTCATTCCCGTACTCATGCGCGAAGGGGTGCACGCCCCGCTCTGGTCCGAAACCGCATCCATCTTTACCATCCATAACCTTGCGTATCAGGGCGAGTTTGAGCCCAGCACTGTTCCCGAACTTGGCTTAGACTGGTCGCTCTTCAACATGGACCAGCTCGAAACATACGGAATGTTCAACTTTTTGAAGGCAGGAATGGTCTATGCCGACCAGGTCAATACCGTCAGTAAGAACTACGCCAAAGAGATTCAAACGCCAGAGTTCGGCTGTCAGCTCGAAGGCCTCATGGTTCATCTGGCGAACCAGAACAAGCTGAGTGGGATCGTCAACGGAATTGATACCGAGCGCTGGGATCCTGCAACGGACCCCCATCTGCCCGCTCATTACTCCGCTGACGATCTCCGTGGAAAGGCCAAGTGCCGCAAGGCTCTTGCCAAGCTCTGCGGCTTTCCGAACGACTTAGACGCACCGATTGTCGCCGCCGTCACTCGCCTCAGCAACCAAAAGGGGATGGACCTGCTGCTGGCGATCTTGGATGACGTGCAAGACCTCCCCATGCGCATCGTCGTTCAGGGTCTGGGCGACCCGTGGCTTGCCGAGCAGTTTCGCGCCGCGCAGAAGCGAAGGCCCGAGAGCTTCCGATTCTTCGAGGCATTCGACGCGACGCTTGCCCAAAAGGTATATGGCGGAGCCGACATGTTCCTCATGCCAAGCGCGTTCGAGCCCTGCGGTCTGGGGCAGCTTTTTGCCATGCGATACGGAACGGTGCCCATCGTCCGTTCGACGGGTGGACTCGTCGACACGGTCCATGAGGGAGTGAACGGCTTTGCGTTCAAGGAGAGTTCACCCAATGCGCTCTTTGATGCCCTCAAACGCGCAGCCGAGGCTTACCGCGAAGGTGACCTGTATCGAAGGATTCAGCTAGCCGGTATGCAAGAAGACAACAGTTGGACCAAGCGCGCCGAGAGCTATGTCGAACTCTATGAGAAGGCTATCCTAAGTCGGCAACGTGTTGGAGAGAAGAGGACCGCGTGA